A single genomic interval of Fructobacillus americanaquae harbors:
- a CDS encoding DHH family phosphoesterase, whose translation MKTFSKLRALSRYQQNKNFMTGTIGMFIVAFVSLILALLTNWILGLVWFVCLVTFFTIMLNGLILASQSNESYLEELTYRVKLGQQEAILEMPMGIILLGKGERIVWVNPYLQNLLMDQDLIGESLSEADGDLAFAVKNYENDKVNRFSWLERSFDIAYQEQLGVIYLLDVSENEALNRDLTDHRLVTGLVSVDNYEEVTEGMPDSETSKLRTYVTGQLTDWAKKYHLYVRRLSPVTYLLMGYQRDLAQAEDEKFSVVKMIREATAQQNSPLTLSMGIAYGEQDINSLVQLAQTNLDLALGRGGDQVVVKAEDLPARFYGGTTNPMEKRTRVRARVISQTIAELMDQSDQIFVVGHQRPDMDSVGSAMGLWRFSQTRDKKAFVVVNEGEIFSDIQSLLATVRADQMGEGNPGVDLGASIISEKEALDLATEKSLLILVDHAKEALDGAPDLLKDLKDRVVVIDHHRLAENGLPDKPMLTYIEPYASSTSELVTELLQYQNQKGASITGLEATAMLGGIQVDTKNFVLRTGSRTFDAASYLRANGADNELLQSFLKEKFSDFKARAELIHLAEIKNHSAIAVGDNDTVYQSVIAAQAADELLQVEGVKASFVLTKRDDGRVGISARSNGDFNVQTIMEDLGGGGHLSNAATQMSDVTTDEAADQLLQAITSQEAEEAE comes from the coding sequence TAATTCTAGCTAGCCAATCAAATGAGTCCTACCTAGAGGAGCTGACTTACCGAGTTAAACTAGGTCAGCAAGAGGCCATCTTAGAAATGCCGATGGGTATCATCCTTTTGGGTAAGGGGGAGCGGATTGTCTGGGTGAACCCCTACCTCCAAAACCTATTGATGGATCAAGATTTAATTGGGGAAAGTTTGTCTGAAGCAGATGGTGACCTGGCCTTTGCTGTGAAAAATTATGAAAACGATAAGGTTAACCGTTTTTCCTGGTTGGAACGTTCTTTTGACATTGCCTACCAGGAGCAGTTAGGTGTCATTTACCTCTTGGATGTGAGTGAAAATGAGGCTTTAAATCGTGATTTGACAGATCACCGCTTGGTAACTGGGCTGGTTTCGGTCGATAACTATGAAGAAGTGACAGAAGGAATGCCTGATTCTGAAACGTCGAAGTTGCGAACCTATGTGACGGGACAGTTGACGGACTGGGCTAAAAAGTACCATTTATACGTTCGCCGTTTGTCGCCGGTGACCTATTTATTGATGGGATACCAACGTGACTTGGCGCAGGCAGAAGACGAAAAATTCTCGGTCGTCAAGATGATCCGTGAAGCAACGGCTCAGCAAAATTCACCATTAACGCTTTCAATGGGAATTGCCTACGGTGAACAGGATATCAACTCTTTGGTTCAGTTAGCACAAACGAACCTGGATTTGGCATTGGGTCGTGGTGGTGACCAAGTAGTTGTGAAGGCCGAAGATCTGCCGGCCCGCTTCTATGGTGGCACAACGAATCCGATGGAAAAGCGAACACGTGTCCGTGCTCGGGTGATTTCACAAACCATTGCTGAATTGATGGATCAGTCTGATCAAATTTTTGTGGTTGGTCACCAAAGGCCAGATATGGATTCCGTTGGTTCGGCAATGGGCCTGTGGCGTTTCAGCCAAACACGAGACAAGAAAGCCTTTGTTGTTGTTAATGAGGGTGAAATTTTTTCAGATATCCAATCTCTCTTGGCGACTGTTCGAGCAGACCAAATGGGCGAAGGGAATCCGGGTGTTGATCTCGGTGCATCGATTATTAGCGAAAAAGAAGCGCTCGATTTAGCAACGGAGAAGTCATTGCTGATTTTGGTTGACCATGCCAAGGAAGCATTGGATGGGGCACCTGATTTATTGAAGGATTTGAAGGACCGAGTTGTGGTTATTGATCACCACCGTTTGGCGGAAAATGGCCTACCGGACAAGCCAATGCTGACGTATATCGAACCTTATGCTTCATCAACGTCAGAATTAGTCACGGAATTGCTACAGTACCAGAACCAAAAGGGTGCATCAATTACCGGGCTGGAAGCCACTGCCATGCTCGGTGGCATTCAAGTCGATACGAAAAACTTTGTTTTGCGGACGGGGTCAAGAACCTTTGATGCGGCTTCTTATTTGCGGGCTAATGGCGCCGATAACGAGTTACTCCAGTCCTTCTTGAAGGAAAAGTTTTCGGACTTTAAGGCACGTGCCGAATTGATTCACTTAGCTGAGATTAAAAATCATTCAGCGATTGCTGTTGGTGATAACGATACCGTCTATCAAAGTGTTATCGCGGCTCAGGCTGCTGATGAATTGCTGCAGGTTGAAGGGGTCAAGGCTTCCTTTGTACTCACAAAGCGTGATGATGGCCGAGTGGGAATTTCCGCCCGGTCAAATGGCGACTTTAATGTACAAACAATTATGGAAGACCTTGGCGGTGGTGGCCATTTGTCTAATGCCGCTACGCAAATGTCTGACGTGACGACAGACGAGGCGGCCGATCAACTCTTACAGGCCATTACTAGTCAAGAAGCGGAAGAAGCCGAATAA
- the rplI gene encoding 50S ribosomal protein L9, whose protein sequence is MKVVFLEDVKGRGKKGEVKEVPDGYANNFLIKNKKAEPATGKNLGAVKGRQKAEEKLAAEELSEAKQLKEKLENEKTVIEIKGKAGTDGRLFGAVSTKQIVAALSDQYKVKIDKRKLLLNQPIHAMGFTTVPVKLHRDVMADLRVHVSEG, encoded by the coding sequence ATGAAAGTTGTATTTTTGGAAGACGTCAAGGGGCGTGGTAAGAAGGGCGAAGTGAAGGAAGTTCCTGATGGCTACGCCAATAACTTCTTAATCAAGAATAAAAAAGCAGAACCAGCAACTGGGAAAAACCTCGGGGCAGTCAAGGGTCGACAGAAGGCCGAAGAAAAGTTGGCGGCCGAGGAATTGTCCGAGGCTAAGCAGTTGAAGGAAAAGCTAGAAAACGAAAAAACAGTTATCGAAATTAAGGGGAAGGCTGGTACCGATGGCCGCCTTTTTGGAGCTGTTTCAACAAAGCAAATCGTGGCCGCTTTGTCTGACCAGTACAAGGTAAAAATCGATAAGCGTAAGTTGCTTTTGAATCAACCAATTCACGCAATGGGCTTCACCACAGTTCCTGTTAAATTGCACCGCGACGTGATGGCAGATCTCCGCGTACACGTTAGCGAGGGTTAA
- the dnaB gene encoding replicative DNA helicase yields MADVSVMGNEYRQAPNDEAAERAVLGAIFFDVQSEAAIVAAEAILDPSDFYRQKHQEIFKAMQLLVEEERPVDILTLQDKLNAMGQLENVGGIDYLVEISQSSASASNLKFYAQIVHEKAILRRLIQTLTESMTLAYDGSEPSSELLEELGRQLDRLAQNQGDDDLRRIKDVLNEFQENLQAASENDSKVIGIASGYDQLDELTHGFREDQMIVIGARPAVGKTAFVLNIAKNAAKTEKKPVVIFSLEMGAVDLVTRLVAAEGGINSNKLTTGNMQDEDWAALTLAVQSLANMQIYMDDTPGIRMAQISAKLRKLEREVVGRLPEEERDENPHPLGLVMIDYLGLIESANSESRQQAVSEVSRSIKKLAKELHTPIIALAQLSRGVEQRQDQRPILSDLRESGSIEQDADIVAFLYRDDYHPNRAGEDGDEGGNQVEEETVVPIEVLVEKNRAGARGKAELMFNKPTFKFSNMAGTYRQEQSGFGPIPDMSQGW; encoded by the coding sequence ATGGCTGATGTTTCAGTAATGGGCAATGAGTACCGACAGGCACCCAATGATGAAGCAGCTGAACGTGCCGTTTTGGGTGCTATTTTCTTTGATGTTCAATCCGAGGCAGCGATTGTCGCAGCGGAAGCCATCCTTGACCCAAGCGATTTTTATCGACAGAAGCATCAAGAAATTTTTAAGGCGATGCAGCTGTTGGTTGAAGAGGAACGACCTGTTGATATCCTAACCCTGCAAGATAAACTGAATGCCATGGGCCAGCTAGAAAATGTAGGTGGTATCGACTATTTAGTTGAAATTTCACAGTCGTCGGCCTCTGCTTCAAACTTAAAATTTTATGCGCAAATCGTCCATGAAAAAGCGATTTTGCGCCGTTTGATTCAAACGTTAACCGAGTCCATGACGTTAGCCTATGATGGGTCTGAGCCATCGAGTGAATTGCTCGAGGAGCTCGGCCGTCAGCTTGACCGCCTGGCTCAAAACCAGGGCGATGATGATTTACGTCGAATTAAAGACGTTTTGAATGAGTTTCAAGAAAATTTGCAGGCCGCCAGTGAAAACGATAGCAAAGTTATCGGGATTGCTTCGGGTTATGACCAATTAGATGAGTTAACGCATGGCTTCCGTGAAGACCAAATGATTGTCATTGGTGCCCGTCCGGCCGTTGGAAAGACGGCTTTTGTCTTAAATATTGCTAAGAATGCAGCCAAAACCGAAAAGAAACCCGTTGTGATTTTTTCTTTGGAGATGGGGGCTGTTGACTTGGTAACTCGTTTAGTTGCTGCTGAAGGTGGGATTAATTCTAATAAATTGACCACTGGTAATATGCAAGATGAGGATTGGGCAGCATTGACGTTAGCCGTTCAATCATTGGCAAACATGCAGATTTATATGGATGACACGCCAGGAATTCGCATGGCTCAAATCTCGGCTAAGCTGCGAAAACTAGAACGTGAAGTTGTTGGGCGGCTGCCAGAAGAAGAGCGGGATGAAAATCCCCACCCATTGGGTCTGGTCATGATTGACTACCTAGGATTGATTGAATCTGCCAATAGTGAAAGCCGTCAGCAAGCCGTTTCTGAAGTTTCTCGTTCTATCAAGAAACTGGCAAAAGAATTGCACACGCCGATTATTGCCTTGGCTCAGCTTTCGCGTGGCGTTGAACAGCGTCAGGACCAACGACCAATTCTCTCTGATTTGCGTGAGTCCGGTTCGATCGAGCAGGATGCTGACATCGTGGCCTTTTTGTACCGTGATGATTACCATCCCAACCGAGCGGGTGAGGATGGCGATGAAGGTGGTAACCAGGTTGAGGAAGAAACAGTTGTTCCGATTGAAGTTCTTGTGGAAAAGAACCGTGCTGGAGCCAGGGGAAAGGCGGAGTTGATGTTTAACAAGCCAACTTTCAAATTCT